In Chroogloeocystis siderophila 5.2 s.c.1, the DNA window TTAGCTTAATATCGCGGTGAATAACGGGTGGTTGATGCCCATGGAGGTAAATCAGAATCTCTAAAAGTTCTGTGGCAATTTGCTTGACATCAGATTCGCTAAATATTGCCCCTGCTTTAAGATGTTCCTCTAAAGATTTTGCCGGAAGATACGTTTGTACGAGCGCAAATCCTTTAAAATGCGATGCATCAAGCTCAAAATAATCTAAGTAACGAGGAATTGCCGGATGAGTAACGGTCTTTAAAATTTCTGCTTCGCGTTGAAATAACTTCAGATCGTCCCATTCAAAATCACTACTAAACGACAGTAACTTTACAACAACAAACTCTTGAGTTGTCAAATCGCGCGCTAATAACGTCCGGCGTCCAGATTTTTTTGCCAGTTGTTGCTGTACTTCGTAGCGATTCCCTAATATCTGATTAACCATGAATGCTGTTTTGAGCTTCTACCAGCCTTTATAGCTTTGGAACATTAGCTACTGCAATGGTATCTTTTTCCTATGCCTTCACAATTATGGCCTTATCTTACTCCTGGAATTCCTGACGAGTTATTTGAACGCTTACCAGGAATTCCCCTCAGCAAACGCGATATTCGGCTATTGTTAATAGCGCAGCTACGGATTCAACCTGATACTGTTTTGTGGGATATTGGTGCAGGAACTGGCACAATTCCTGTTGAAGTCGGGTTATTGTGTCCTTACGGACAGATTGTTGCGGTGGAACGCGACGTTGAAGTTGCCAATTTAATTCGTCGTAACTGCGATCGCTTTGAAGTGAAGAATGTCGAAGTTGTAGAAGGTAGCGCCCCAGAATGTTTATCAAGTTTGCCCAAACCTCCCCATCGCGTGTGTATCGAAGGCGGTCGTTCGATTAAAACAATATTGCAAGAAGTCTGGCGCTACTTATTACCTCAAGGTCGAGTCGTAGCCACTGCAAGTAACCTAGAAAGTCTGTATGCTATATCTCAGAGCTTTGCAGAGTTACACGCTCGCAATGTCGAAGTTGTTCAGTCTGCTGTCAACCGTTTGGAGACGCGGGGTTTTTCCCAGACTTTTGCCGCTGTCGATCCCATTTTTATTCTGAGTGGTGAAAAGTTAGACTAAAGCCAATTATTCAAAGGTTATTGACTACAACGGAAATCAAAAACCACTCACCCCTCGCTCCTAATTTATGCCTTGGTCTCGGATTGTTAGTGGAATAATTGCGATCGCGATCGCCCTCACCAGTAGTATTTTGGGAGGGTGGTATTTTACGATTATGTTTGCTGTTATTGTCTATTTAGGGCAGTTGGAATACTTCCAGCTTGTCCGTGCGAAGGGAATTGCTCCTGCTGCAAAAACAACTTTGGTAGTTAGTCAAGCTTTACTCGTTATTGCTACAGTCTCATCAGTGCTAGCAGATGCTGTTATGCCTGTAGCCGGAACATTTATTTGTTTTTATCTATTATTTCAACCAAAACTTGCGACAATTGCTGATATTTCCACATCAATTTTAGGTTTATTCTACGGAGGCTACTTACCAAGTTACTGGGTAAGAATCCGCGCAATAGGAAATGATGCGGTGAGTAATTTGCCTTTTTCTGGTTACTTACCCGATAATTGGACAGATTTTCAAGCTTTTCCTCCAGGATTAATCTACACGCTGCTTGCTTTTTTCTGTATTTGGGCAGCTGATATTGGCGCTTACACCGTTGGTCGGTTATTTGGTCGAACTCGCCTTTCAGATATTAGCCCAAAGAAAACCGTTGAAGGTGCAGTTTTTGGAGTCGTTGCGAGTGTTGCTGTTGCGATGGCAGGTGCTTGGTACTTACAATGGCCGTTTTGGTCTTTGACAGGGTTGGGTTTGGGTTTACTAATTGGAATTGCAAGCTTACTTGGTGACTTAACCGAGTCAATGATGAAGCGCGATGCAGGAGTCAAAGATTCAGGACAACTGATACCAGGACATGGTGGTATTCTTGACCGTGCTGATAGCTATGTATTTACCGCACCGTTAGTCTATTATTTTGTAACGTTACTGTTACCTCTACTGAGAAACTAGATAGCTGTCGGTTGAAGAATTTTGGTGAAGTGCGATCGCAACTTTAGATCCTTTGCGTAATGAGTAGCAGGCGTTGTGAAGTCAAACAGAGGATAACAGTTTATATCGAATATCCTCACCACAACATACATTTGTAATGTCTTATCCAGATCTAGAACTTGTAAGTCATCATTTTTGTCCTTACGTACAACGTGCAGTCGTTCTATTGCTTGAAAAGGACATTCCTCATAAGAGAACTTACATCGATTTGGCTAATAAGCCAGAGTGGTTTCGCCAAATTCCCCCCTTGGGAAAAATTCCTTTGCTAAAAGTTGGTGCTGAAGTTCTCTTTGAATCGGCGGTTATTTGTGAGTATCTCGACGAAATTACACCAGGATCGCTTCACCCACTCACTCCACTCGAAAAGGCAAAACATCGTGCTTGGATCGAATTTGGTTCCAATATTCTCACGGTGATGGCTGGTTTCTTTAATGCACCTACGGCGGAGTCATTTGAGCAGAAACGCCAAGAGTTGATAGAAAAATTCGCTTGGGTTGAGCGAACGCTCGAAACACCTTATTTCGCAGACAAAAACTTTTCGCTAGTGGATGCTGTGTATGCGCCGATATTTCACTATTTTGATGCGTTTGATGCGATCGCTGACTTTGGTATCTTAGAACATACCCTTAAAGTACGAGTTTGGAGACAAGCGCTAAAACAGCGTCCTTCAATTCAGAATGCTTTTGTAGAAGATTATGTACAGCAGTTACTAACACTGCTAAAACAGCGTAACTCTTATCTATCGATACTTGCTCAGCAGCCTAGCTACATCGTTTCAATTAGTTGAGGATAAACCATACTTTCGATCGATAATCGATAATTCATAATAAGTATTCTCTCCAATGACCAGCCATTTCTAGAATCAAACGGGGAGTGTTGTATGCAAGATTTAATGCTGTCTGCGGATGAAGCATTAGCGCTGCTAGACAAGTTGCTAGTAGGACAGAAGCTCAAGGACATTCAGGAACTCGTTTTTCGATACGCTTGGCAAGGGTGGACTTATCCGCAAATTGCAGCACACGCTGGATATGATACAGGTCATATTCGTGATGTCGGCGCTCAATTATGGCAGCAACTGACGCAAGTTTTCGGGGAACAAGTCACAAAAAATAATCTCCAAGCGGTATTGCGGCGACAAATACAGCAAAGCGGTACAAATCACGCGATCGCACCAATTCGCAACAAATCGCAGTATTGGCAAGAAGCGATCGACGTATCGGTATTTTATGGTCGTAGTGAAGAATTAGGACTATTACAGCAGTGGGTAACTCAGGATCGCTGTCGGTTAGTTGTCATTTTAGGTATGGGTGGTATTGGTAAAACTGCACTCGCAACGAAGCTAGCAACCCACATTCAAGATCAATTCGATGTTTTGATTTGGCAATCGCTACGCGATGCACCACCGATTGTAGAAATTCTGACGCAACTCCTCCAGGTTGTCGATCGACACGATGCATTACCAGAAACCTACGAAGCGCAAATATCGCTGTTAATGCAATGTCTACGCAACTCGCGATGTTTAATAATCTGGGATAATGTCGATGCTATCCTCAGTGATGGCCACGCTGGACAGTATCGCCAGGGTTACGAGGGTTATGGCGAGGTTATTAGGCGTGTTGGTGCAGAACTTCACTCTAGTTGTCTTTTACTCACAAGTCGCGAACAACCGAAAACTGTAACAGCATTAGAAGGAAATCTTTTACCAATTCGCAGTTTACCTTTAACAGGTTTAAGCACAGCGGAAGTGAAGGAAATTTGTCAAAGTAATGATTGTTTTTGCACTTCACAAACCGATTGGCAAAATCTACAAGTCAGTTATGCAGGAAATCCCTTAGCACTCAAAATTGTCGCTACAACTGTCCGCGATTTATTTGATGGGAGTATAACAGAATTTTTAGCACAAGATGCGATCGCATTTGGTGATATCAGTGCGTTATTAAATGAACAATTTCAACGTTTGTCTGAGTTAGAAAAACAAGTCATGTATTGGCTAGCAATCAACCGTGAGTGGGTAACTATAGCAGAATTACGCGAAGACTTTGTTCCAAGAATCTCGCAATCCAAATTGCTAGAAGTTTTATTATCTTTACGGCGGCGATCGCTGTTAGAAAAAAATAATGGTTTGTTTACTCTACAACCTGTTGTGATGGAGTATGTAACAGAACAGTTGATTGAGCAAAATCGAGCAGAGATTCTCACACAGCAACTCAAGTTATTTCTCACTCATGCTTTAATGAAAGCTTCTGCCAAAGACTATATTCGCGAAAGTCAGACCAGGGTTATTCTTGCACCACTTACAACCCGATTAATTGCTGAATTGGGTTCTCTTGAGATTGAACATCAACTCAACGATATTATTTTACAGTTGCGATCGCCTCCCATATCAGTAGGTTACGGTGGTGGTAACGCGATTAATCTCTTACGCTACTTACAAGTCGATCTTTCTGGTTACAATTTCTCACATTTACATATTTGGCAAGCGGATCTTATTGGTGCTAATTTACAGCAAGTCAATTTTTCTGGTGCAGATTTAAATAAATCAGTTTTTACAGGTGTTTTAAATAGTGCTTTATCAGTGGCATTTAGTCCTGAAGGTAATCTTTTTGCGATGGGCAATGCAGATAGTAAAGTACGGATATGGCGTACTGCTGAATATACAGAATTATTGACTTGTGAAGGACACAAAAGTTGGGTAATTTCAATTGCATTTAGCCCTGATGGCAAAACCTTAGCAAGTGCAAGTTTCGATCAAACGGTAAGAATTTGGGATGTTAACACTGGTGAATGTCTTCACATATTACAAGGACATACAGGTTGGGTACACGTGATCGCATTTCATCCTCAAGGTCATCTGTTAGTCACAGGCAGTTTTGATTGTACGCTGAGAGTGTGGGATGTCTCAACAGGCAAATGCTTACAAATTCTCCAAGGACATACAAATCATGTCACAGCCGCAGCTTTTAGCCTTGATGGTTGTTTGCTAGCTAGTAGCAGCTATGACCAAACCGTAAGATTTTGGGATCTTAATAGTGGAGAAACGATTAAAATTTTACAAGGACACGCGCATTGGGTAAGGTCGATTGCGTTTAGTCCAGATGGTCAAGCGATCGTTAGCAGTAGTTGGGATCGCACGCTCAAATTATGGGATGTTAATACAGGTCAATGTCTTAAAACTTTTGAGGGACACAGCGAACCCGCCGCATCGGTTGTCTTTAGTCCTGATGGAATAATGCTGGCGAGTGGTAGCTACGACTGTACCGTGAAGTTGTGGAATGTTGTAACAGGACAATGTGCGAAAACTCTACAAAAGCACTCTGGTTGGATTTGGTCTGTTGCGTTTCATCCTAATGGTCAAACCTTAGCCAGTGGTAGTTTTGATAGTACTGTAACTTTGTGGGATGTGAAAACAGGGCGATCGCTACGAACATTGCAAGGCTACAGCGCAAGTGTTAAATCGATTGCTTTGAGTCCTGATGGTCATACTTTAGCGAGTTGCGGCGATGATACAACAATTAAGTTATGGCATATCGCATCAGGAGAATGTATTCAATCGCATTCAGGACATGATAGTTGGGTATGGTGCGTTGCTTTTAGTACTGATGGTCATACTTTAGCAAGCAGTAGTAACAACGGCACTATCAAATTATGGAATACTACTACAAATCAACTTCAGCAAATTCTCCAAGGTTTTCAAAGTCGCGCCAATACCGTATTTTCAGTGGTTTTTAGTCCGCGTGGTGACATCATTGCTAGTTGCGATAACAACCGCACAATTAGATTATGGGATGTACGTACAGGTGAATGCTCGATCTTGTCTGATGATTGTCGGGCTTGGGGAATTGCCTTTAGTCCTGATGGCAATATGTTAGCTAGTGGTCATGATGACCAAACTGTCAAGTTATGGAATTTAGAAGGTGAGTGCATCGCCTCTTTAGTCGGACACACAAGTTTAGTTTTTGGGGTAGCATTTAGTTTTGATGGGAAAATGATTGCAAGTGCAAGTGACGACAAAACTGTCAAGCTCTGGAACAAAAGCGGTCATCTCAAGACTCTACACGAACATAAGGGCGTTGCTTGGTGTGTTGCGTTTAGCCCCGACGGTAAAATTCTAGCAAGTGGTAGTCACGACAAAACGGTGAAATTGTGGGATATTGCTACAGGGAAGTGTCTCAAAACTTTAAGTGGTCATATGGGGGAAGTGCGGGCGATCGCATTTAGCCCAGATGGAAAAATGCTAGCTAGTGGTGGAACCGATCAAACGATTAAACTTTGGGATGTTGCCACTGGCGAGTGTATCACAACACTGAGAGCACCCAGGCTATACGAACAGATGAACATCACAGGTGCAACAGGTTTAACCGCAGCACAAAAATTAACATTAAAGGCACTAGGAGCCATAGAAATTTGAGGTAGACCTTATATTTTGCCGCAGAGATATCGATTAGATCGCTCGTTTGAAGGTTATCAGTGAGACGATAATTATAAATAATCTTTTATAGCAGCAATGAATCTAAACTCAAAATACCAAAAAACTAATGACTTGTTAATACCGTAGCAAGAAGGTCAGGACAAGACAGATGTGGGCAATGTCCAGATGCTAGCGCAATCGCATCAACTCCTAAGCGCTGGCGTGCAGTGTGGTGTGACCATGTAGGAGATATGATGCGGTCATTAGTACAAACGATATATTTACGCTCGACTAAAGGCAAAGCCGTGAGTGGATTTGTTTCAAAAATATATGCCAGAGATTGTTGCGAACGACTTTTTGCGATCGCCCACTGTGTTACATCCGGTTGACAATCAGAATAGAAAAACTCTCTTAATACTGCCGCGTCTGAAAAATCTCTCCCTAGCGAAGCAGGTTCAAACATATCAGGCTCATCATGAAACTGTTCGAGTTTAGTTGGATATTTTGGCTGATAATTGAATGATTCGAGGGTTTTAGAATCAAGATGATGCGAAAATTGATCGAGTGTACTGACTCCAGGATGCGGTATCAACGCGGCTACAAACACGAGTTGACGCACCTTGACGACTTCAGCAACAAGGGGAATTATACTACCAGCCATCGAGTGACCAACTAGCACAATATCATCGTCAGTTTTCGGTAGTGTTTGTATAACTGCATCCGCAAACTGAGACAAAGTAGCAGATGAATTTTCAATTGGCAAATCCATTGCTACAGTTTTATGACCTTCTCCTTCTAAGTAAGGAATTAGTAAATCCCAACACCAAGCGCCTTGGAAGGCACCATGAACGAGGCAAAAAAGACTCATAGTAAAAAATATCTATTTACCAATTACCTAATTTCAAAACCCAACTCGTACTGGTACACTTGTCACCCGTAAAACTGATTCTTGCTGAAACTGCGTCTTGTAGAGGCTAATAATCTCCTCAATTGCGCGTCTTTTTGCAGGGCTATTCGGATAAATTAAAATTAAAACCTTTGTCGGTTCTCGAACGATGGTTCCATTACTTCCGCGAAATTGTCCGCTTGCATCAACTACTGTCAATCCATCAGGAAAACGCGGCGTGACAACATTGCGCAAAAACCTTTGAAACTGCTCCTCAGAAACAATTCCACCAGGGCGAGATCTGCCAAAATATAATTCATCTTGCAGCAAAATATTAGTGCGGCTCAAGCTATCTGCTGGTGCTTCTGGAATTTGGGCGCGGGCTGCGGGTAACGTTGCCACCGAGCCTGTAAACAGCAGACTAGTAATAAAAAGAGCGCTAAAACTTTTTCGTAAAGCGAGCATAGTGATATTTCCTTAAGTATGGTTAAATAACAACAAGATCTACAGCGCTAAGAGTTGGAATTCCAACAAGTGTTGCGATCTGCACTTGAAACGCTGCACCTGTACCATCTGAGTCAAAAAACAGCGCTCCATTATTGTTGTAGATGAATCGGTCATTAGCATCAGCCGCAGAGGAACCTAAGCGGAATTGACCAGATGCGATCGCACCGGCGTTTAGCCCACCGCCAAAACCAGCAGCAGAAACTTGAATAGAATCATCCACAGCGACGAAGTCTGCGATCAAATCAATTCCTTCATTCGAGGCGTTGAAACGAAAGCGATCTGCACCTGCACCTCCAAGCAAGCGATCGCTCCCCACTCCTCCAATCAAGAGATCATTACCGTCTCTTCCGGAGAGGATATCATTGCCAAGTCCTCCATTAAGCGAGTCATTCCCCCCTAACCCGCTGAAGATGACGTTGATAGTCTGAGATGCCATATTGTTGTTGAGTTCATTGCCCGTGCCAATGAGTCCACTTTCAAACTTGAGTACCAAGTTCTCTACATTGTCAGGCAAAGTAAAACTGTCATCCGACTCGACGGTATCAATACCACCATTGGCAGCCTCGACGATTGTGTCAACATTATTACGCTCAAAGACATCATAGAGGTCATTGCCTGCGCCGCCTATAAGGCTGTCAACACCAAAAACACCAGAGAGCGTGTCATTACCCGCACCGCCAAACAAAGAATCATCGCCATCTCCCCCACGCAGTAAGTCATCGCCATTACCTCCATTGAGGATGTTACTGGGAAAATTAACCCCAATATCTCCGCCAAAGAGCGAGTCATTACCCGATCCTCCATCAAGGAAATCAGTCCCCGCATTCCCATTGAGAATATCGTTACCCCCACCTCCCTGAAGGAAGTCATCACCAAGATTTCCAATCAATTCGTCATTGCCAGCAAAGCCAAAAATATCGTCGTTTCCGGTCGTTCCTACGAGGTCGTTTCCGCCAAAAAGGTTGTTGTCATCGCCGTTAGTACCAAGAATTGTTGCCATGTCGTTTTCCTTGTCTGGTAATTGGTAAAAGGTAATTGGTAATGGGTAGGTGCGATTCTCTTCCAGAGACACTTCGCGATCGCACTCCTACCCACCACAAGCGCAAGCACCATCCTTAAGCAACAATCAGGATATCTGCGGCACTGATATTGGGAGATCCGCCAGAAGTATTGCTAGGATTCAAGTCGGCAATGATATTCCCTTCCGCATCGCCGCCTACAACAACTGAGCCATTGCGGTTAAAACATAAGTTGCCTCTGACTGAGTTATAGGTAATCTTGGCATTGCTGGAGAACTGTTCAGAGAAGCTATCGACGACCTCAAACTCAGACGGATTCAAAGTACCGCCTGCACCACCAAAGAGCGTGTCAAATGTGGTTTTGGATAAAACGATTTTGTCGCTACCCACACTAAAGTTAGTAATGGTATCTACACCAAGATCGTCAAATCGAAAGGCGTTGCCTGTGCTAAACAAGAACTGGTCATTACCAACACCGCCAATCAAGACATCATCGCCTTGGCTGCCTTTGAGGGTGTCATTGCCAACTCCTCCGTTAAGCGTATTATTAGCTCGGTTTCCGTCGATAAAGTTATTAAGCTCATTGCCTGTGCCATTAACAGCGTCAAAACCTTTGAGATCCAAGTTTTCTACATTGGCTCCCAGCGTAAAGCTGCCGTCAGACTCAACAGTATCAATGCCACCACCAGGGTTCTCAATGACGGTATCGCTAAAGCCAGTGACTTCGTAAATATCATTACCTAAACCGCCTCTAAGCGTGTCAGAGCCTGATGAACCAGCATCAAGTTCGTCATTACCACTACCACCAAAGAGGAGATCGTTGCCATTTCCACCACCAATATCAACAGATCCCAAGGTGAATTGAGAAGCGTCAACGACAGTGCCATTGTTACCACCACGTAGTAACGCGGTTTCAATACCACTCAATTGATCGGTACCCTCACCCACTAAAGCATTATTGGTCAAAGTAAGGTTAAAATCGCTGAACTCAGTAACTCGGTCAATGCCCGCGCCACCATTCAATGTGTCATTGCCAGCCTCGCCCTCTAAGTTATCATGACCATCACCACCATTGAGGACATCATCGCCAGCTTGACCATCAAGAAGATCGTTGCCAACTCCGCCATTGAGGGTGTCATTGCGGGTACTACCTCTTAGTTGGTCATTGCCACCTAAGCCATTGAGAGTTACCGATCCAAGGGTGAATTCAAAGGCACTGATTGAGTTATTACCTGCACCTCCAGTGAGTGTTGCCGTTTCAATGTTGCTGAGTGTATCAGTTTCATTACCGACTCTTAAACTGGTGTTGTTCAGGCGAATGGTAGTATCACCTGACTCAGTAACTCGATCAATGCCCTCTCCACCATCGAGAATGTCACTGCCTAATCCACCTCTAAGAACGTCATTACCCGTATTTCCTAGGAGAGTATCGTTGCCTGTGTTAC includes these proteins:
- the cbiT gene encoding precorrin-6Y C5,15-methyltransferase subunit CbiT, translating into MPSQLWPYLTPGIPDELFERLPGIPLSKRDIRLLLIAQLRIQPDTVLWDIGAGTGTIPVEVGLLCPYGQIVAVERDVEVANLIRRNCDRFEVKNVEVVEGSAPECLSSLPKPPHRVCIEGGRSIKTILQEVWRYLLPQGRVVATASNLESLYAISQSFAELHARNVEVVQSAVNRLETRGFSQTFAAVDPIFILSGEKLD
- a CDS encoding phosphatidate cytidylyltransferase codes for the protein MPWSRIVSGIIAIAIALTSSILGGWYFTIMFAVIVYLGQLEYFQLVRAKGIAPAAKTTLVVSQALLVIATVSSVLADAVMPVAGTFICFYLLFQPKLATIADISTSILGLFYGGYLPSYWVRIRAIGNDAVSNLPFSGYLPDNWTDFQAFPPGLIYTLLAFFCIWAADIGAYTVGRLFGRTRLSDISPKKTVEGAVFGVVASVAVAMAGAWYLQWPFWSLTGLGLGLLIGIASLLGDLTESMMKRDAGVKDSGQLIPGHGGILDRADSYVFTAPLVYYFVTLLLPLLRN
- a CDS encoding glutathione S-transferase family protein, which gives rise to MSYPDLELVSHHFCPYVQRAVVLLLEKDIPHKRTYIDLANKPEWFRQIPPLGKIPLLKVGAEVLFESAVICEYLDEITPGSLHPLTPLEKAKHRAWIEFGSNILTVMAGFFNAPTAESFEQKRQELIEKFAWVERTLETPYFADKNFSLVDAVYAPIFHYFDAFDAIADFGILEHTLKVRVWRQALKQRPSIQNAFVEDYVQQLLTLLKQRNSYLSILAQQPSYIVSIS
- a CDS encoding NB-ARC domain-containing protein, whose protein sequence is MQDLMLSADEALALLDKLLVGQKLKDIQELVFRYAWQGWTYPQIAAHAGYDTGHIRDVGAQLWQQLTQVFGEQVTKNNLQAVLRRQIQQSGTNHAIAPIRNKSQYWQEAIDVSVFYGRSEELGLLQQWVTQDRCRLVVILGMGGIGKTALATKLATHIQDQFDVLIWQSLRDAPPIVEILTQLLQVVDRHDALPETYEAQISLLMQCLRNSRCLIIWDNVDAILSDGHAGQYRQGYEGYGEVIRRVGAELHSSCLLLTSREQPKTVTALEGNLLPIRSLPLTGLSTAEVKEICQSNDCFCTSQTDWQNLQVSYAGNPLALKIVATTVRDLFDGSITEFLAQDAIAFGDISALLNEQFQRLSELEKQVMYWLAINREWVTIAELREDFVPRISQSKLLEVLLSLRRRSLLEKNNGLFTLQPVVMEYVTEQLIEQNRAEILTQQLKLFLTHALMKASAKDYIRESQTRVILAPLTTRLIAELGSLEIEHQLNDIILQLRSPPISVGYGGGNAINLLRYLQVDLSGYNFSHLHIWQADLIGANLQQVNFSGADLNKSVFTGVLNSALSVAFSPEGNLFAMGNADSKVRIWRTAEYTELLTCEGHKSWVISIAFSPDGKTLASASFDQTVRIWDVNTGECLHILQGHTGWVHVIAFHPQGHLLVTGSFDCTLRVWDVSTGKCLQILQGHTNHVTAAAFSLDGCLLASSSYDQTVRFWDLNSGETIKILQGHAHWVRSIAFSPDGQAIVSSSWDRTLKLWDVNTGQCLKTFEGHSEPAASVVFSPDGIMLASGSYDCTVKLWNVVTGQCAKTLQKHSGWIWSVAFHPNGQTLASGSFDSTVTLWDVKTGRSLRTLQGYSASVKSIALSPDGHTLASCGDDTTIKLWHIASGECIQSHSGHDSWVWCVAFSTDGHTLASSSNNGTIKLWNTTTNQLQQILQGFQSRANTVFSVVFSPRGDIIASCDNNRTIRLWDVRTGECSILSDDCRAWGIAFSPDGNMLASGHDDQTVKLWNLEGECIASLVGHTSLVFGVAFSFDGKMIASASDDKTVKLWNKSGHLKTLHEHKGVAWCVAFSPDGKILASGSHDKTVKLWDIATGKCLKTLSGHMGEVRAIAFSPDGKMLASGGTDQTIKLWDVATGECITTLRAPRLYEQMNITGATGLTAAQKLTLKALGAIEI
- a CDS encoding alpha/beta hydrolase, giving the protein MSLFCLVHGAFQGAWCWDLLIPYLEGEGHKTVAMDLPIENSSATLSQFADAVIQTLPKTDDDIVLVGHSMAGSIIPLVAEVVKVRQLVFVAALIPHPGVSTLDQFSHHLDSKTLESFNYQPKYPTKLEQFHDEPDMFEPASLGRDFSDAAVLREFFYSDCQPDVTQWAIAKSRSQQSLAYIFETNPLTALPLVERKYIVCTNDRIISPTWSHHTARQRLGVDAIALASGHCPHLSCPDLLATVLTSH
- a CDS encoding DUF3574 domain-containing protein — translated: MLALRKSFSALFITSLLFTGSVATLPAARAQIPEAPADSLSRTNILLQDELYFGRSRPGGIVSEEQFQRFLRNVVTPRFPDGLTVVDASGQFRGSNGTIVREPTKVLILIYPNSPAKRRAIEEIISLYKTQFQQESVLRVTSVPVRVGF
- a CDS encoding calcium-binding protein is translated as MSLEENRTYPLPITFYQLPDKENDMATILGTNGDDNNLFGGNDLVGTTGNDDIFGFAGNDELIGNLGDDFLQGGGGNDILNGNAGTDFLDGGSGNDSLFGGDIGVNFPSNILNGGNGDDLLRGGDGDDSLFGGAGNDTLSGVFGVDSLIGGAGNDLYDVFERNNVDTIVEAANGGIDTVESDDSFTLPDNVENLVLKFESGLIGTGNELNNNMASQTINVIFSGLGGNDSLNGGLGNDILSGRDGNDLLIGGVGSDRLLGGAGADRFRFNASNEGIDLIADFVAVDDSIQVSAAGFGGGLNAGAIASGQFRLGSSAADANDRFIYNNNGALFFDSDGTGAAFQVQIATLVGIPTLSAVDLVVI
- a CDS encoding calcium-binding protein gives rise to the protein MNGGAGIDRVTEFSDFNLTLTNNALVGEGTDQLSGIETALLRGGNNGTVVDASQFTLGSVDIGGGNGNDLLFGGSGNDELDAGSSGSDTLRGGLGNDIYEVTGFSDTVIENPGGGIDTVESDGSFTLGANVENLDLKGFDAVNGTGNELNNFIDGNRANNTLNGGVGNDTLKGSQGDDVLIGGVGNDQFLFSTGNAFRFDDLGVDTITNFSVGSDKIVLSKTTFDTLFGGAGGTLNPSEFEVVDSFSEQFSSNAKITYNSVRGNLCFNRNGSVVVGGDAEGNIIADLNPSNTSGGSPNISAADILIVA